A single region of the Anaerococcus urinomassiliensis genome encodes:
- a CDS encoding energy-coupling factor transporter transmembrane component T — translation MENSKFVLGSKYDLRTKLILLIGANILIFLGFDWIYQSLITLFFLVIIISDGYKKSAIRYILFFVISVVLEKSLDYFSMNFLLNLILFILAIGRKFLPCIIVGKWILNSTSVSSAVATLQKIKLSKDSLIMISVIFRCLPTIKDEWSHINMAMKTRGINFNLINLTRKPTLIMEYFFVPLFVSVIEIGDELSQSAIIRGLDAPVNKTSRHLIKFRKNDIGVLILMILILSIVIFMKVSGWEL, via the coding sequence ATGGAAAATTCAAAGTTTGTTCTGGGGTCAAAATATGACCTCCGAACAAAACTTATCTTGCTTATAGGTGCGAATATTTTAATTTTTTTAGGGTTTGATTGGATTTATCAAAGCCTTATTACATTATTTTTCCTTGTCATCATTATTAGCGATGGTTATAAAAAATCCGCTATAAGGTATATTTTATTTTTTGTAATAAGTGTAGTATTGGAAAAATCTTTAGACTATTTTAGTATGAATTTTCTTTTGAATTTAATTTTATTTATCTTGGCAATTGGAAGAAAATTTCTGCCATGTATTATCGTGGGTAAATGGATTTTAAATTCAACATCTGTTTCCAGTGCAGTGGCAACTTTACAAAAAATAAAACTTTCAAAAGACTCCCTCATAATGATTTCTGTAATATTTAGATGTTTGCCTACTATTAAAGACGAATGGAGCCATATAAATATGGCGATGAAAACTCGAGGTATTAATTTTAACTTAATAAATTTAACAAGAAAACCAACATTAATTATGGAATATTTTTTTGTACCATTATTCGTAAGTGTAATAGAAATTGGGGATGAGCTCTCTCAATCAGCCATTATAAGGGGACTCGATGCTCCTGTTAACAAAACAAGTAGACACCTAATTAAGTTTAGAAAAAATGATATTGGTGTTCTAATTCTTATGATTTTAATTTTATCAATAGTAATATTTATGAAAGTATCAGGGTGGGAATTATGA
- a CDS encoding ABC transporter ATP-binding protein, with the protein MIEIRELSFKYKGGSDYSLKDINLEIKKGECILLCGRSGCGKSTLLKLMNGIIPEFYDGDISGSVMVNGMNTFTTPIYKLSNNVGSVFQNPKTQFYTTNTTDEIAFGLENYGIEREVINKRIEEVEKELHLENLMNKNIFNLSGGEKQKIAIASIYALNPEIFILDEPSSSLDIKSMKELSLTIKKLKSLGKTIIIAEHRLWYLKDIVDRAIYLEDGKIIREYSMDEIENLSEDERMRTGLRHSDYKAIERFDDFETSNKGTVLELKNLIFKRNTKIILSIEDLKFCYGNIIGIVGENGIGKSTLAKIICGLYKENKGKILKYDENLNIKGRLNESLLIMQEVNCQLFTDSVKDEIVLTSNIKDDYVLDSWLKDMELKNISDRNPHTLSGGQKQRVIILSALLSDKKILFFDEPTSGLDYRNMKIVAKNIKKVKEEDKLILIISHDVEFLESVCDKVIDFTYL; encoded by the coding sequence ATGATTGAAATTAGAGAATTAAGTTTTAAGTATAAGGGAGGATCTGATTACTCATTAAAAGATATAAATTTGGAAATCAAAAAAGGGGAATGCATTCTTCTGTGTGGTAGGAGTGGTTGTGGAAAGTCCACTCTATTAAAGCTTATGAATGGCATAATACCTGAGTTTTATGATGGGGACATTTCTGGCAGCGTTATGGTCAATGGTATGAATACATTTACCACACCAATTTATAAATTATCTAATAATGTAGGCTCGGTTTTTCAAAATCCTAAAACACAGTTTTATACAACCAATACAACCGATGAAATTGCTTTTGGTTTAGAAAATTACGGAATAGAAAGAGAAGTAATTAACAAAAGGATTGAAGAAGTTGAAAAAGAGCTTCATCTTGAAAACTTGATGAATAAAAATATATTCAATCTTTCTGGAGGAGAGAAGCAGAAGATTGCTATAGCAAGCATTTACGCATTAAACCCTGAGATATTTATTCTTGATGAACCATCTTCAAGCTTAGACATAAAGTCAATGAAAGAATTATCGCTTACAATAAAAAAGCTTAAATCTTTAGGAAAAACTATTATTATTGCAGAACATAGGTTGTGGTATTTAAAAGACATTGTTGATAGAGCAATATACTTAGAGGATGGAAAAATCATCAGAGAATATAGTATGGACGAAATTGAAAATCTAAGTGAAGATGAACGAATGAGAACAGGACTTAGGCATTCTGATTATAAAGCTATTGAAAGATTTGATGATTTTGAAACTTCAAATAAAGGGACTGTATTAGAGTTAAAAAATCTGATATTCAAAAGAAATACCAAAATAATTTTGTCCATTGAGGATCTTAAATTTTGCTATGGGAATATTATTGGGATTGTTGGAGAAAATGGAATTGGGAAGTCTACATTAGCAAAAATCATATGTGGCTTATACAAAGAAAATAAAGGTAAAATTTTAAAATATGATGAGAATTTAAATATAAAAGGTAGGCTAAATGAGAGCCTGCTTATTATGCAGGAAGTGAACTGTCAGTTATTCACAGATAGCGTTAAAGATGAAATAGTATTAACATCAAATATTAAAGATGATTATGTTTTAGATAGTTGGCTAAAAGATATGGAATTGAAAAATATCAGTGATAGGAATCCTCACACCTTGTCAGGAGGACAAAAACAGAGAGTAATTATCTTATCCGCTTTACTATCCGACAAGAAAATTCTATTTTTCGATGAACCAACCAGTGGATTAGACTATAGAAATATGAAAATAGTAGCTAAAAACATAAAGAAAGTAAAAGAAGAAGATAAGTTGATTTTAATAATATCACATGATGTTGAGTTTTTAGAGTCAGTTTGTGATAAAGTGATTGATTTTACTTACTTATGA
- a CDS encoding recombinase family protein, producing the protein MNTKVKLIKASNTGARNRNALHLDLKRVAAYCRVSTDSKDQLESYKSQVDYYTNLIKNNKNWTLAGIYADEATTGTTATKRADFMRLISDCQNGDIDMIITKSISRFARNTLDTLKYVRLLKENNVGVVFEEENIDTLTMDGELLLTILSSVAQQEVENTSAHVKKGLKMKMEKGELIGFQGCLGYDYDPITKSVSINEEEAKIVRYIFKRYLEGNGGSVIGRELEEQGYLTPRGKTKWSDTTVLGVIKNEKYIGDILMGKTFTVDPITKRRLANFGESDKYHIENHHEPIISREDFEKAQEIRLRRAQNRNTIANKDRKREKLSRQYAFSSMLECGFCGEILSRRTWHTSSIYKKINWQCVKSTKKGKKYCPHSKGIQEAAIEKAFVESYRQLCHADSTVIDDFLKIVEEEINDNTLVKDLKKLENQLNRIISQERKLVDLHLEDSIDEEVYAKKYKKLTKQKEELLDEKKTLELTIKDENSIKERLKQFKKVLENKEIIEEFNRTVFESIVDKVVVGRIDKDGTIHPYDLTFYFKTGVKDSQDSSDFKDKRKNAKDNDIDKLCSCKNDEDKKLCSQAKDNACGGNLFVN; encoded by the coding sequence ATGAATACTAAAGTAAAATTAATAAAAGCTTCAAATACAGGAGCAAGAAATAGAAATGCACTACATTTAGATTTAAAACGAGTTGCAGCATATTGTCGAGTTAGCACTGATAGTAAAGACCAACTTGAATCATACAAATCGCAAGTTGATTATTATACAAATCTAATAAAAAACAATAAGAACTGGACTTTAGCTGGTATATACGCAGATGAAGCAACAACAGGAACAACTGCTACTAAAAGAGCTGATTTCATGAGACTGATTAGCGATTGTCAAAATGGAGATATAGATATGATAATAACAAAATCTATATCAAGATTTGCTAGAAACACATTAGATACTTTGAAATATGTAAGATTATTAAAGGAAAATAATGTTGGTGTAGTATTTGAAGAAGAAAATATAGATACTTTGACAATGGATGGAGAGCTACTATTAACAATATTAAGTTCAGTAGCTCAACAAGAAGTAGAAAATACCTCAGCCCATGTGAAAAAAGGACTAAAAATGAAAATGGAAAAAGGGGAGCTTATTGGTTTTCAAGGTTGCCTTGGATACGACTATGACCCTATAACAAAAAGTGTCTCTATAAATGAAGAAGAAGCTAAGATTGTTAGATATATCTTTAAAAGATATTTAGAAGGCAATGGTGGTTCGGTCATTGGTAGGGAACTAGAAGAACAAGGATATCTCACTCCTAGAGGTAAAACAAAATGGTCTGACACTACAGTGTTAGGAGTAATTAAAAATGAAAAGTATATTGGCGATATACTAATGGGAAAGACCTTCACAGTTGATCCCATAACAAAAAGAAGACTAGCAAACTTTGGTGAATCTGATAAATATCATATTGAAAATCATCACGAGCCAATTATATCAAGAGAAGATTTTGAAAAAGCACAGGAGATTAGACTAAGAAGAGCACAAAACAGAAACACAATTGCTAATAAGGATAGGAAGAGAGAAAAACTATCAAGGCAATACGCTTTTTCAAGTATGTTAGAATGTGGATTTTGTGGAGAGATACTTTCAAGAAGAACATGGCATACAAGTTCAATTTATAAAAAAATTAACTGGCAATGTGTAAAGTCAACAAAAAAAGGTAAAAAATATTGCCCTCATTCAAAAGGAATACAAGAAGCAGCGATAGAAAAAGCTTTTGTTGAAAGCTACAGACAATTATGCCATGCAGATTCAACAGTAATAGATGACTTTTTAAAAATTGTAGAAGAAGAAATAAATGATAATACTTTAGTCAAAGATTTGAAAAAGTTAGAAAACCAATTAAACAGAATCATTAGTCAAGAAAGAAAGTTAGTTGATCTGCATTTAGAAGATAGTATAGACGAAGAAGTTTATGCTAAAAAGTATAAAAAACTAACAAAACAAAAAGAAGAATTACTTGATGAAAAGAAAACATTGGAACTAACGATAAAAGATGAAAACTCTATTAAAGAAAGATTAAAGCAATTTAAAAAGGTCTTAGAAAATAAAGAAATTATAGAGGAATTTAACAGAACAGTATTTGAAAGCATAGTTGATAAAGTTGTGGTTGGAAGAATTGACAAAGACGGAACAATTCATCCTTATGACTTAACATTCTATTTCAAAACAGGAGTTAAAGATAGTCAAGATTCTAGTGATTTCAAAGATAAAAGAAAAAATGCCAAAGACAATGATATTGATAAATTGTGCTCCTGCAAGAATGACGAGGATAAAAAATTATGTTCCCAAGCAAAAGACAACGCATGTGGAGGCAATCTGTTTGTTAACTAG
- a CDS encoding iron-containing alcohol dehydrogenase, with product MYDFIFNIPTKVLFGKKQLKNLPEEIKKYGSKVILVYGRNSIKKIGLYDDIIKLFDENSIEVFELSGIVPNPRIDKVREGVKIAKDNDIDFILAVGGGSTIDSAKLIAVGAKSSADPWDIVIGKEKPNDGIALGSILTLAATGSEMNAGSVITNEETGQKLGWGSEYARPKFALINPEYTYSVNKYHSAAGTCDIISHTLENYFTLNDGAYLDDRFAEAILKTCIKYGPIALKEPENYEARANLIWANTWAINGLLNAGKSTAWSVHPIEHELSALRDITHGVGLAILTPYWLEYCLDDETSEKIATFGYNVFDIEKTGSPMDDAKKAIDALREFFISIGIPENLRAEGFSEEDLPIMAKNCVNNREKPQIDGFKLLKEEDILKIYKMAL from the coding sequence GTGTACGATTTTATTTTTAACATACCAACAAAGGTTCTATTTGGAAAAAAACAACTTAAAAATTTGCCGGAGGAGATTAAAAAATATGGTAGTAAAGTTATTTTGGTTTATGGACGAAATAGCATAAAAAAGATTGGTCTTTATGATGATATAATTAAGTTATTTGATGAAAATTCAATTGAAGTTTTTGAGCTGTCAGGAATAGTTCCAAATCCAAGAATAGATAAAGTTCGTGAAGGTGTTAAGATTGCCAAAGATAATGACATTGACTTTATCCTTGCTGTTGGTGGTGGATCTACTATTGATTCTGCCAAGCTTATTGCAGTAGGTGCAAAATCATCTGCTGATCCTTGGGATATAGTTATAGGCAAAGAAAAACCTAATGATGGTATTGCTTTAGGAAGTATTTTGACCCTTGCTGCTACAGGATCAGAAATGAATGCAGGATCTGTAATTACTAACGAAGAAACTGGACAAAAATTAGGTTGGGGCTCAGAATATGCAAGACCAAAATTTGCTCTAATAAATCCAGAGTATACCTACAGTGTAAACAAATATCATTCAGCAGCAGGAACTTGTGACATAATAAGCCATACTTTGGAAAATTATTTCACTTTAAACGATGGGGCATATTTAGATGATAGATTTGCAGAAGCTATTTTAAAAACTTGTATAAAATACGGACCTATAGCGCTTAAAGAACCAGAAAATTATGAAGCTCGTGCCAACTTAATCTGGGCAAATACCTGGGCAATCAACGGCCTTCTAAATGCTGGTAAATCTACAGCTTGGTCAGTTCACCCAATTGAACACGAACTTTCTGCCCTAAGAGATATAACTCATGGCGTAGGACTTGCAATACTTACTCCTTATTGGCTAGAATATTGCTTGGATGATGAGACAAGCGAAAAAATTGCCACATTTGGATATAATGTATTTGATATAGAAAAGACAGGCTCTCCAATGGATGATGCTAAAAAGGCTATAGATGCTCTAAGAGAATTCTTTATTTCAATTGGTATACCAGAAAACTTAAGAGCTGAAGGATTTAGCGAAGAAGATCTTCCTATAATGGCGAAAAATTGTGTAAATAATAGAGAAAAACCTCAAATAGATGGATTTAAACTTCTAAAAGAAGAAGATATACTAAAGATATATAAGATGGCCCTATAA
- a CDS encoding serine hydrolase domain-containing protein → MVDIEKLAKDIVNKGDSSESIIIFDNKNNKTIEFAKDKVFDVRSISKTVLSLTCGILINQSKEKFNLDTYIYPIIKDKIKLENKENLSYLKEIKVKHLLTHTTGYRDLFLYSKDIIESDYDDLFAYVVNYPLYYKPGSHFLYSNAGYYLLAIVMQEYIKYDLFDFVDEELLKPLGINDRSRGKLGDYIAGATKINLNAYDMLKIGQVIINKGLYNNLQIVDSAYIDLMQKPYQKSINEVKREYISEDYYGYGMWISEKGVVFASGTGGQLIVLLKDLDLLIVSTNSCSDSRSYQIKTDIDNLINIIYEDRR, encoded by the coding sequence ATGGTAGATATTGAAAAATTAGCCAAAGATATTGTAAATAAAGGTGATTCTTCTGAAAGTATAATTATTTTTGACAATAAAAACAATAAGACCATAGAATTTGCAAAAGATAAAGTTTTTGATGTTAGATCAATATCAAAAACAGTCTTATCCTTAACATGTGGGATTTTAATTAACCAAAGTAAGGAAAAATTTAACCTAGATACTTATATATATCCAATTATTAAAGATAAGATAAAGCTAGAAAACAAAGAGAATTTATCTTATCTTAAGGAAATTAAAGTAAAACATCTACTCACTCATACTACAGGATACAGAGACTTGTTCCTATATAGCAAAGATATAATAGAAAGTGATTATGATGACTTATTTGCCTATGTAGTAAATTATCCACTTTATTATAAACCTGGAAGTCACTTTCTCTACTCAAACGCAGGTTACTATCTCTTAGCTATAGTTATGCAGGAGTATATAAAATATGATCTATTTGATTTTGTAGATGAAGAATTATTAAAACCTTTGGGTATAAATGATAGGTCACGGGGAAAACTTGGTGACTATATTGCAGGTGCTACAAAAATAAATTTAAATGCTTACGATATGTTAAAAATAGGACAAGTTATAATAAACAAGGGCCTATATAACAACTTGCAGATAGTGGATAGCGCGTATATAGATTTGATGCAAAAACCCTACCAAAAATCCATAAATGAGGTTAAAAGAGAATATATTTCTGAAGACTACTATGGTTATGGTATGTGGATATCTGAAAAGGGGGTAGTATTTGCATCAGGAACTGGAGGACAACTTATTGTTCTTTTAAAGGACTTGGACCTACTAATAGTGTCTACAAATTCTTGTTCTGACAGTAGAAGCTACCAAATAAAAACTGATATTGATAATTTGATAAATATTATTTATGAAGATAGGAGATAA
- a CDS encoding DUF4298 domain-containing protein, with product MDYKHIDQYTKIYEDHKELIENLAKSLEEFKDHQKELNKLEKYYYSEEFMKDYDASNKGEIPDDIIQGILTEDAIYDLLGDNYFMAKDLLDLANDIIQDK from the coding sequence ATGGACTACAAACACATTGACCAATACACAAAAATTTATGAAGACCACAAAGAATTAATTGAAAATCTAGCTAAATCTTTAGAGGAATTTAAAGATCATCAAAAAGAATTAAATAAACTAGAAAAATATTATTACTCTGAAGAATTTATGAAAGATTATGATGCATCTAATAAAGGGGAGATACCAGACGATATTATACAAGGTATACTTACAGAAGATGCAATATACGATCTATTAGGCGACAATTATTTTATGGCAAAAGATTTATTAGATCTTGCAAATGATATAATCCAAGATAAATAA
- a CDS encoding C39 family peptidase, producing the protein MKKYLIIALLIPLLTSCSRDDIRENEGIVNEENLNILTSINELAIDTFIPKKELTLNNDLDNYQNINPKLKSDNKEELKKNIGSWIGENPKAKWIYENFDDLNNIDAYLAGNDEDTIEFVYNMNNGLTNFPNTPGQSVDLGRKTPYYIQWDNRWAYNDLGDRNIGISGCGPTSMAMILSRLKKDSSITPDKITVDAKNYMGNEGISWNFFYDGAKKYNYKIEDVSLNEEAMKKALDKGPLLVSVNRGYFTLFGHIFVIDSYKDGKFLINDPNSIRNSKIEWTFDQISNQIVKIWSIY; encoded by the coding sequence ATGAAAAAATATCTAATAATAGCTCTTCTCATTCCCCTATTAACATCTTGTTCTAGAGATGACATTAGAGAGAATGAAGGCATAGTTAATGAAGAAAATTTAAATATTCTTACAAGCATAAATGAGCTTGCTATTGATACATTTATTCCAAAAAAGGAGCTTACTCTTAATAATGATCTAGACAATTACCAAAATATCAATCCAAAACTTAAGTCTGATAACAAAGAGGAACTTAAAAAAAATATAGGATCATGGATTGGTGAAAATCCAAAAGCAAAGTGGATTTATGAAAACTTTGATGATTTGAATAATATAGATGCATATTTGGCAGGTAACGATGAGGACACAATTGAATTCGTTTATAATATGAACAACGGACTTACTAACTTCCCAAACACACCTGGCCAATCAGTCGACTTAGGACGAAAAACCCCATACTACATCCAATGGGATAATAGATGGGCATACAATGATTTAGGTGATAGAAATATTGGAATTAGTGGCTGTGGTCCTACATCTATGGCTATGATTTTATCTAGGTTAAAGAAAGATAGTTCTATCACGCCTGATAAAATAACAGTAGATGCTAAAAATTATATGGGCAATGAAGGAATTTCTTGGAACTTTTTTTATGATGGAGCAAAAAAATATAATTATAAAATAGAAGATGTTTCCTTAAATGAGGAAGCTATGAAAAAAGCTTTGGACAAGGGTCCCCTATTAGTTTCTGTAAATAGAGGATACTTCACTCTATTTGGGCATATTTTTGTAATAGACTCATACAAAGATGGCAAGTTTCTTATAAATGACCCAAATAGTATAAGAAATTCTAAGATAGAATGGACATTTGATCAAATAAGTAATCAAATTGTAAAAATTTGGTCCATATATTAA
- a CDS encoding QueT transporter family protein → MNKNFTKDTNFLVRSAVVAALYAVLTLVVPMPQYGPIQFRFSEILVLLVFYNRKYIPGLVLGCAIANLFSPMAWFDVIFGTLSSYIAFRLMEKTDKLFVASLFPVLMVSVPAIGTYLLLDNSGAFITMLFSFMASEFVMVSIIAVIIFKILEQNTGFMKIITEF, encoded by the coding sequence ATGAATAAGAATTTTACAAAAGATACTAATTTTTTGGTTAGATCTGCAGTAGTTGCTGCACTTTACGCAGTACTAACTTTAGTTGTGCCTATGCCACAATACGGACCTATACAATTTAGGTTTTCAGAAATTTTAGTACTATTAGTTTTCTATAATAGAAAATACATACCAGGACTAGTATTAGGATGTGCTATAGCAAATCTATTTAGCCCAATGGCATGGTTTGATGTTATATTTGGTACTTTATCTTCATACATTGCATTTAGATTGATGGAGAAGACAGATAAGTTATTTGTAGCATCTTTATTTCCAGTACTTATGGTTTCTGTACCAGCAATTGGAACTTACCTATTGCTAGATAACTCAGGAGCATTTATAACTATGCTATTCTCATTTATGGCAAGTGAATTTGTAATGGTTTCTATCATTGCTGTTATTATTTTTAAAATCCTAGAACAAAATACTGGTTTTATGAAAATTATTACAGAATTTTAA
- a CDS encoding metal-sensing transcriptional repressor, with amino-acid sequence MHADKAKTIRKLKTVGGQIDGLIKMVEDDRYCIDISNQLMASISILKNVNKDVLRGHLEHCVYDAISNEDKEDGLKKIEEIEAIIDKLNKI; translated from the coding sequence ATGCATGCTGATAAAGCAAAAACCATAAGAAAATTAAAAACTGTCGGTGGACAAATCGATGGATTAATAAAAATGGTTGAAGATGATAGATATTGTATAGATATAAGTAATCAATTGATGGCATCAATTTCCATATTAAAAAATGTAAATAAAGATGTTCTTAGAGGACACCTAGAGCATTGTGTATATGATGCTATTAGTAATGAAGATAAGGAAGATGGCCTAAAGAAAATAGAAGAAATTGAAGCTATAATTGATAAACTAAATAAAATATAA